The Oncorhynchus mykiss isolate Arlee chromosome 5, USDA_OmykA_1.1, whole genome shotgun sequence DNA window AAGAGGGCACATGTAGTACACACAAGACCTCTGCTTTTTATGCAATCATGCTATAGAAATCTGAAAAACACGTTTGACGTTTCCGAAGTGATAAATGCAAAATCATATATTGTCAAAAGGTTAACATGAATAGGAGCTTTCTAGAATTGTCCAATGCAGTTGAATGCAGCCAACAAGCTTACCAATAGCTtgtgtatcagtggaggctgctgaggggaggactgctcataatggctggaatagagtcaatcgaatggtatcaaacacgtcTCCATTCCAGCCGTTATACTTcatttccagccattattatgagccatcctcctatCAGCAGCCTTCGCTGCTATGTTTCCATCCCGTCATTTTAGCATTGTAACTGGGTCTTATTCAAATGTGAATGTTCAGTATTACCAGTGAGCTCATACTATTTTGAAGGTTTATCTGTAAGTCATAAATGAATATAATTGAATATGTCCATTTGGTGTTATCTGGACCGTATCTGGCATCAGATTATTGCGTTGAGGGTGGCAGATCAGATTATAATGCTATATGATGTAAAAGCAGAATGTTGAGGGCCTTTTTGAAGACCATCTTAGCACAGGTGGACATCTGAAGGTTTAGTTTGGCAGGGTGTTGTCTCAGTAATAATGGATAGGTCCCCTTGTTTTTTCCCAGCAGTGTCAAAAGTAACATAAAACAAAGGCTGCGTTGACTGAGATGTCCTCCAGGACCAAGCTTacccagattctctggtctgttgacTTTTCAGCAAGGTGtggcagagacataaaaaaaaatagcacTGTGTAACACGTATCTCTTtccttctgtttgttttgtcaaaCAACTGTGTTGATTATTAAATCATAGCCAAATTGGTTTCGGTGTGCCGGCTGTAGTCATCTCTCATTTATCCTCTataccagggatcatcaactagattcagccccgggccaattattattattttttcttgagatgatggtcagggggccggaacataatcaCAAGTAATTTGCTTGCAGACTGTAAGAAGCCCAAACTGACTAAAACATACTAATtgcaaaccttgcttacatttgtataaaaTCACTATGCGTGAGAATACTTTGGAACTGATTTCCAAAATGTAATTCCTTtagagctgatttgctggtgtttttagtcttaagccccccaaaataataattaaatatgtattttttgctCCAAAAACTTGAGGGGCCAAGTCCAATCACCCATGGGTCGACAGTTGGGGGACTTTATACTGTATGCTAGCTTTgtttggttgactgactgacttataACCACATGCATGCCAAAGTAGAAGTTGGCCCAAGTGATTTTCTCTCATAGACTACTTATGACCCAGAGTCTCATGCAAACCACGCACCAATACATTAAATAACATGCCCCAAGGGCCTCTGATCGTTCTGTTTCTGCTGGAGTATGAATTGGAGGGGTGTTAACTTTCATAATAAAAAGAATATGGCACAGCCATCTCAGATCTTTTCAACAATGCTGTGATGGCTGTCCCTCGGCAGTGACTGCTACATGTTGTCATCCTGAATACACACAAACCTCAACAACACAAGCCATCAAGGTATTTAACTGAGGTAAAAACTCAATCTTTATTTTTGGTAGAACTTTTACAAAATCATTACTTCATGTCCATTTGCAATGCATCACCTGAATTGGACTCCCAAGGTTTGTAAAACATATTTGGGGGAGAACAGACAAGGATCATTAGAATTGAGTACACAAACTTTGGATGTAGACTGTGTGTTTTAGCTTTGCACACCCTCTATTGGTGCAGCAGGGGCTTGCTGTTGCTTACACTCTTCACACACGTGGTGGCAGTATCTAAAAGAGGCAGAGAAACCTGTTAATGTTAACTCGCCAACCGCTTTAGTATAATCTCGGAAACCCATAACTAAAATATTAAGTGATTACTTTAGATGCTATGTTACGTgtgtctgtccacgagagattaagCTTTAGTATCACTCACACCAACATGCAATAAATACAATTCTTTTGCTAGTGCCGTAACTTGAATCTAAAAGATAACCCATTGGCATGATAAGGTTTAAGCCACATAGCTGGTATCTATCTCCCTGTTACATAATCTCTTCAGAAAAAAAGACTACCATGGGCAACAGAAGTGTCAAAGTCCTCAGCTCTACTCACCTGTGTCCTGGGCCAGAACCACGCCCTCCAAATGGGCCGGGTCCAAAACCATATTCAGATTCTGGACCAAAGACGGGCCCAAGTCTCTGGAACTTATTTCTGCAGGTTGTAACATACGAAGCCTTCCCCACTGCATAACCAAGGACACCAGCCGCTGAAGGGACAAGATCATTGGTCATAAACATGTTAAAACTCTGTAATACAGGTTGTCTAGCTGCCACTTTTGGAATGTCCAAAGGAGTCTATCCCCTTTTTATGAATCAGTGTTTATCTAGCAGCTGCGCATTTGCCACTGATTATGGGGGCAGCAACTGAGTCCAATAGTCCCATCAGCACTGAGACAGATGTGTAACTAAGTCACCATAGAAACCAGGTTTCCCCAAACACAAGTATGGGAAACACACATGATAAAACCTGCTGGACAGAACCCTCTACTTCCACTTATGGGCTCACAGCTCACCTGCTACTTTTGGGAATGGGCCAAGTCTCTTTGATGCACTCCAAACTCCTGCAACAAAATATTATACAGTGCATGTTTGTTTACAGTGCATGTttgct harbors:
- the ociad2 gene encoding OCIA domain-containing protein 2 translates to MSSETLEKTVTVKAEGATPWKKCQHGDRHIHRDDVRQIWKDCKEESFWYRALPLSLGSMAVSGGLIYKGVWSASKRLGPFPKVAAAGVLGYAVGKASYVTTCRNKFQRLGPVFGPESEYGFGPGPFGGRGSGPGHRYCHHVCEECKQQQAPAAPIEGVQS